The following are from one region of the Mycolicibacterium helvum genome:
- a CDS encoding LysR family transcriptional regulator yields MELRQLEYFVAVVEEANFTRAAEREFVAQPAVSAQIARLEREVGQPLLDRTRREVRPTAAGQAMLPYARAALAAVADARAAVDEVASLIRGSVAIGTVTAHDVDMPGLLADFHRAHPHVDVTLGTDDTAGLVEGVQSGRLDAVIISVGPDALPDGLDGVVVTDEPIVGAVAVDDEWASRHAITLADLVERTVIALPGGTGIRRQLDSACAAAGLSVRVALEASTPSAIADFAERGLGVAVLPRMVATARAGLHPLPITPPLRARLVFAWRAHGPMSPAARELAGMARDRLGVGTVA; encoded by the coding sequence ATGGAACTGCGGCAGCTCGAATACTTCGTCGCGGTCGTCGAGGAAGCGAACTTCACCCGCGCCGCCGAGCGGGAGTTCGTCGCCCAGCCTGCGGTCAGTGCGCAGATCGCCCGCCTGGAACGCGAAGTCGGCCAGCCCTTGCTGGATCGGACCCGCCGCGAGGTGCGACCGACCGCAGCCGGCCAAGCGATGCTGCCGTATGCCAGGGCGGCATTGGCCGCGGTCGCCGACGCGCGCGCCGCGGTCGACGAGGTGGCCTCGCTGATCCGCGGATCGGTCGCCATCGGAACAGTCACCGCCCACGACGTCGACATGCCGGGATTGCTCGCCGACTTCCACCGGGCCCATCCCCACGTCGACGTCACTCTCGGCACCGACGACACCGCCGGCCTGGTGGAAGGCGTGCAGTCCGGCCGGCTCGATGCCGTGATCATCTCGGTCGGTCCCGACGCGTTGCCCGACGGGCTCGACGGTGTCGTGGTGACCGACGAGCCGATCGTCGGCGCGGTGGCCGTGGATGACGAGTGGGCAAGTCGTCACGCGATCACGTTGGCCGATCTGGTCGAACGCACCGTCATCGCGCTCCCCGGCGGTACCGGAATCCGGCGTCAACTCGACAGTGCTTGTGCGGCAGCGGGTCTCAGTGTCCGGGTGGCGCTCGAGGCCAGCACGCCGTCGGCCATTGCCGACTTCGCCGAGCGCGGGCTGGGGGTGGCAGTGCTGCCGCGGATGGTGGCGACAGCACGGGCAGGGCTGCACCCGCTGCCGATCACACCTCCGCTGCGGGCGCGGCTCGTGTTCGCCTGGCGTGCGCACGGCCCGATGAGCCCGGCGGCCCGGGAGCTGGCCGGGATGGCCCGGGACCGTCTGGGTGTCGGCACGGTTGCCTAG
- a CDS encoding FAD-dependent monooxygenase, with amino-acid sequence MTHNAVLIAGAGIGGLTTALALHARGVDVAIMDRARTLRPLGVGINLLPHAVRELTDLGLGEALNEMAVAPHSICFYGRTGELLFREPRGLAASDPHPQLSVHRGRLQMLLLEAVSSRLGRSAVQAGIGVDGFTQDAGQVRVRTTAGALSGAVLIGADGIGSTVRAALHPGPDPLMWSGITMYRGAAAMPAFLDGRTMAIIKGDNGVDLVTYPIGGDLVNWVLQVPTGEPGVLDGNAQWNLPANPAEVIRHLTHWRLDWLDLDTLVTRTENIFAYPMVDRNPLPYWGVGRVTLLGDAAHPMYPVGANGGSQAIVDARVLADEYAVRGVDGLRRYENQRRPETAEVVTANRQMHRALSEGAADLDRVTRTYRSDTARSRRA; translated from the coding sequence ATGACCCACAACGCTGTTCTCATCGCCGGAGCCGGGATCGGTGGCCTGACCACCGCGCTGGCCCTGCACGCCCGCGGCGTCGACGTCGCCATCATGGACCGCGCCCGGACGCTGCGGCCTCTCGGAGTCGGGATCAACCTATTGCCACACGCCGTCCGCGAACTCACCGACCTCGGTTTGGGCGAAGCGTTGAACGAGATGGCGGTCGCACCACATTCCATCTGCTTCTACGGCCGCACCGGCGAGCTGTTGTTCCGAGAGCCGCGCGGGCTGGCCGCCAGCGACCCGCATCCGCAGCTGTCTGTCCACCGCGGTCGGTTGCAGATGCTGTTGCTCGAGGCGGTGAGCAGCCGTCTGGGCAGGTCCGCGGTGCAAGCCGGGATCGGTGTCGACGGGTTCACCCAGGATGCGGGTCAGGTCCGGGTGCGGACCACGGCTGGGGCGCTATCCGGTGCCGTGCTGATCGGTGCCGACGGAATCGGCTCGACGGTGCGGGCCGCATTGCACCCCGGACCCGACCCGCTGATGTGGTCGGGCATCACGATGTACCGCGGCGCCGCGGCGATGCCGGCGTTCCTGGACGGGCGCACCATGGCGATCATCAAGGGCGACAACGGCGTCGACCTCGTCACCTACCCGATCGGCGGCGACCTGGTCAACTGGGTGCTGCAGGTGCCAACCGGTGAACCCGGCGTGCTCGACGGCAACGCGCAGTGGAATCTGCCGGCCAACCCGGCCGAGGTGATCCGGCACCTGACCCACTGGAGGCTGGACTGGCTGGACCTCGACACTCTGGTCACGCGCACCGAGAATATCTTCGCCTATCCGATGGTCGACCGAAACCCGTTGCCCTACTGGGGTGTCGGACGAGTCACACTGCTGGGCGACGCCGCCCATCCGATGTACCCGGTGGGAGCGAACGGCGGATCGCAGGCCATCGTCGATGCTCGGGTGTTGGCCGACGAATACGCCGTGCGCGGCGTCGACGGCTTGCGCCGCTATGAGAACCAGCGCAGACCCGAGACAGCAGAGGTAGTAACCGCCAATCGGCAGATGCACCGTGCGCTCAGCGAGGGCGCCGCCGACCTCGACCGCGTCACCCGCACGTACCGCTCCGACACCGCTCGGAGCAGGCGCGCATGA
- a CDS encoding Zn-ribbon domain-containing OB-fold protein, whose amino-acid sequence MPASPDAPTQLPAIDGWWDHDDAGVPHLIGAKCPQCATYVFPPRANNCPNPACDSDVLEAVALSRRGTVWSYTENRYKPPPPYPSPDEFEPFAVAAVQLADEGLIVLGKVVEGTLAADLKVGMEVELTTMPLYTDDDGVERVTYAWEIAK is encoded by the coding sequence GTGCCAGCATCTCCAGACGCCCCCACCCAACTACCGGCAATCGACGGATGGTGGGACCACGACGACGCCGGTGTGCCGCATCTGATCGGCGCGAAATGCCCACAGTGCGCGACTTACGTTTTCCCGCCGCGGGCCAACAACTGCCCCAACCCGGCTTGCGACAGCGATGTGCTCGAAGCCGTCGCCCTGTCGCGACGGGGCACGGTCTGGAGCTATACCGAGAACCGGTACAAGCCGCCACCGCCCTACCCGTCGCCCGACGAGTTCGAACCGTTCGCGGTGGCTGCCGTCCAGCTCGCCGATGAGGGCCTGATCGTGCTGGGCAAGGTCGTCGAGGGCACCTTGGCCGCTGATCTGAAGGTCGGCATGGAGGTCGAGCTGACGACGATGCCGCTCTACACCGATGACGACGGCGTCGAGCGCGTCACCTACGCCTGGGAGATTGCGAAATGA
- a CDS encoding lipid-transfer protein has translation MSAGTPDPVYILGAGMHPWGKWGRDFTEYGVVAARAALAEAGLDWRQIQLVAGADTIRNGYPGFVAGATFAQKLGWNGIPVTSSYAACASGSQALQSARAQILAGFCDVALVIGADTTPKGFFAPVGGERRDDPDWQRFHLIGATNTVYFALLARRRMDLYGATLEDFAAVKVKNARHGLNNPYARYRKEASVEDVLASPVVSDPLRLLDICATSDGAAAVIVASKAFAEKHLGSVEGVPSVRAVSLQSPQYPQHLPELPDIATDSTAVVPGPERVFKDQILDAAYAEAGIGPEDLSLAEVYDLSTALELDWYEHLGLCAKGEAEQLLRSGATTIGGRIPVNASGGLASFGEAIPAQAIAQVCELSWQLKGQATGRQVEGAKVGVTANQGLFGHGSSVVVAR, from the coding sequence ATGAGTGCTGGAACTCCTGACCCGGTCTACATCCTTGGCGCGGGCATGCACCCCTGGGGTAAGTGGGGCCGCGACTTCACCGAGTACGGCGTGGTGGCCGCCCGTGCCGCGCTGGCCGAGGCCGGCTTGGACTGGCGCCAGATCCAGCTGGTGGCCGGCGCCGACACCATCCGCAACGGCTACCCCGGCTTCGTGGCCGGCGCGACGTTCGCCCAGAAGCTCGGCTGGAACGGCATCCCGGTCACCTCGAGCTACGCGGCCTGCGCCAGCGGCTCGCAGGCCCTGCAGAGCGCGCGGGCGCAGATCCTCGCCGGATTCTGCGACGTCGCCCTGGTCATCGGCGCCGACACCACACCGAAGGGCTTCTTCGCCCCGGTCGGCGGTGAGCGCCGCGACGATCCGGACTGGCAGCGCTTCCATCTGATCGGCGCCACCAACACGGTGTACTTCGCGCTGCTGGCCCGCCGGCGGATGGACCTCTATGGCGCCACGCTCGAAGACTTCGCTGCGGTGAAGGTCAAGAATGCCCGGCACGGGCTGAACAACCCGTATGCCCGCTACCGCAAGGAGGCCAGCGTCGAGGACGTGCTGGCCAGCCCGGTGGTGTCGGATCCGCTTCGGCTACTGGACATCTGCGCGACTTCCGACGGCGCAGCCGCGGTGATCGTGGCCAGCAAGGCGTTCGCCGAGAAGCATCTCGGATCGGTCGAGGGTGTGCCGTCGGTGCGCGCGGTGAGCCTGCAGAGCCCGCAATACCCGCAGCATCTCCCCGAATTGCCGGACATCGCAACGGATTCCACCGCGGTGGTACCCGGCCCGGAGCGGGTATTCAAGGATCAGATCCTGGACGCCGCCTACGCCGAAGCCGGTATCGGCCCCGAGGATCTGTCCCTGGCCGAGGTGTACGACCTGTCGACGGCACTGGAGCTCGACTGGTACGAGCATCTCGGCTTGTGCGCGAAGGGCGAGGCCGAGCAGCTGCTGCGCAGCGGTGCCACCACGATCGGCGGCCGGATTCCGGTCAACGCCTCGGGTGGTCTGGCGAGTTTCGGCGAGGCGATTCCGGCCCAGGCCATCGCTCAGGTCTGCGAATTGAGCTGGCAGCTCAAGGGCCAGGCCACCGGCCGTCAGGTCGAGGGCGCCAAGGTCGGCGTCACCGCCAACCAGGGCCTGTTCGGTCACGGCTCCTCGGTGGTCGTCGCCCGCTAG
- a CDS encoding DUF167 domain-containing protein: MSETIVVTVKPGSRKGPLVETAADGSLTIFVREPALEGKATAAAARLLAEHLGVSRGAVTLVSGATSRIKRFRIN; this comes from the coding sequence GTGAGCGAGACCATCGTCGTCACTGTCAAGCCCGGCAGCCGCAAGGGTCCGCTGGTCGAGACGGCTGCCGACGGCTCGCTGACGATCTTTGTGCGGGAGCCCGCACTCGAGGGCAAGGCCACCGCGGCTGCGGCCCGGTTGCTCGCCGAGCATCTTGGCGTCTCCCGCGGCGCCGTGACGCTGGTGTCAGGCGCGACATCACGGATCAAGCGGTTTCGCATCAACTAG
- a CDS encoding helix-turn-helix domain-containing protein, which translates to MVRVPLSPEQIRAGQRLGALIRTARAGRAPEVIARDAGISPETLRKIEVGRLPSPSFGTVVSLCDALGLPLQDAVEVWRGDGDQQMAI; encoded by the coding sequence ATGGTCCGCGTACCCCTGAGTCCCGAACAGATCCGAGCCGGCCAGCGTCTCGGCGCATTGATCAGGACGGCCCGAGCCGGCCGCGCTCCCGAGGTCATCGCCCGGGACGCCGGAATCTCCCCGGAGACACTGCGCAAGATCGAAGTCGGCAGACTGCCCAGCCCGAGCTTCGGGACGGTGGTAAGTCTGTGCGATGCACTGGGTTTGCCGCTTCAGGACGCCGTCGAGGTCTGGCGCGGCGACGGCGATCAGCAGATGGCAATCTAA
- the map gene encoding type I methionyl aminopeptidase has protein sequence MIEIKTAKEIDKMAITGQFVAQTLAALTKSAEPGVNLMQLEHQARALVAERGATSCYWDYAPSFGRGPFRNVICLSVNDAVLHGLPWDYVLRDGDLLKMDFAVSIDGWVADSAVTVVVGASTDPADAALVDSTRRALAAGIAAAVPGGHLGDISAAIGGVAAAAGYAVNTDFGGHGLGRTMHEDPHVPNRGKHGRGLVLRPGLTLALEPWWGRGSNRLTVDPDGWTLRSADGSNTAHSEHTIAITEHGPRVLTVTD, from the coding sequence ATGATCGAAATCAAGACCGCCAAAGAAATCGACAAGATGGCCATCACCGGCCAATTCGTGGCGCAGACATTGGCCGCGTTGACGAAGAGCGCCGAGCCGGGCGTGAACCTGATGCAGCTCGAGCATCAGGCCCGAGCGCTGGTCGCCGAGCGCGGCGCGACCTCGTGCTACTGGGACTACGCACCATCGTTCGGTCGTGGCCCCTTCCGCAATGTTATCTGCCTGTCCGTCAATGATGCTGTGCTGCATGGGCTTCCGTGGGACTACGTGTTGCGCGACGGCGACCTGCTCAAGATGGACTTCGCGGTGTCGATCGACGGCTGGGTCGCCGACTCCGCTGTCACCGTCGTCGTCGGTGCCAGCACCGACCCGGCGGACGCTGCGCTGGTCGACTCCACCCGACGAGCCCTGGCTGCCGGTATCGCCGCCGCTGTCCCGGGCGGGCACCTCGGTGACATCTCCGCGGCCATCGGCGGCGTCGCCGCCGCGGCCGGCTATGCCGTCAACACCGACTTCGGCGGCCACGGTTTGGGCCGCACCATGCACGAGGATCCGCACGTCCCCAATCGCGGCAAGCACGGCCGCGGCCTGGTGCTGCGGCCCGGTCTCACCTTGGCGCTGGAACCGTGGTGGGGACGCGGATCCAACCGGTTGACTGTTGACCCGGACGGCTGGACGCTGCGCTCAGCCGACGGCTCCAACACCGCACATTCCGAGCACACGATCGCCATCACCGAACACGGACCACGCGTGCTCACGGTGACGGACTAG
- a CDS encoding ABC transporter ATP-binding protein: MTSSEAQVLLEIRDAVVHYGRIEALHGVSLEVRQGELVTLLGSNGAGKTTMMRAISGLRPLTSGSIWFEGRDISRVKAHQRAIDGLIQAPEGRGVFPGMSVTENLEMGCYGRKFDTKAARHERLDWVFETFPRLAERRTQVGGTLSGGEQQMLAIGRALMARPRVLLLDEPSMGLAPMIISQIFKIISEINAQGTTVLLVEQNAQQALSRSDRAYILETGSVTKSGPARELLADDSIRAAYLGVA, translated from the coding sequence ATGACCAGCTCTGAGGCGCAGGTGCTACTCGAGATTCGCGACGCCGTGGTGCACTACGGCAGGATCGAAGCGCTGCACGGGGTTTCGCTTGAAGTGCGGCAGGGTGAGTTGGTGACGCTGCTGGGATCCAACGGCGCGGGCAAGACCACGATGATGCGGGCCATCTCCGGTCTGCGGCCGCTGACGTCGGGATCGATCTGGTTCGAGGGCCGCGATATCAGCCGGGTCAAAGCCCACCAGCGAGCGATCGACGGACTGATCCAGGCCCCCGAGGGACGCGGGGTGTTTCCCGGTATGAGCGTCACGGAGAACCTCGAAATGGGTTGTTACGGGCGCAAGTTCGATACCAAGGCGGCCCGTCACGAGCGACTGGACTGGGTGTTCGAGACGTTTCCCAGGCTGGCTGAGCGCCGGACACAGGTCGGTGGCACGCTGTCCGGCGGCGAGCAGCAGATGCTGGCCATCGGGCGGGCACTGATGGCGCGTCCGCGGGTGCTGCTGCTCGATGAGCCGTCGATGGGCTTGGCGCCGATGATCATCTCGCAGATCTTCAAGATCATCTCCGAGATCAATGCCCAGGGCACCACGGTGCTGCTGGTGGAGCAGAACGCTCAGCAGGCGCTGAGCCGGTCCGATCGCGCCTACATCCTGGAGACCGGGTCGGTCACCAAGAGCGGGCCCGCCCGAGAGTTGCTGGCCGACGACAGTATTCGAGCGGCCTACCTCGGAGTGGCCTAG
- a CDS encoding ABC transporter ATP-binding protein: MTQPVGGRTQDDPDTPIDESLAVLDREVGVAEGETLLATKDLTVKFGGLTALDSVSFDIKRGEILGLIGPNGAGKTTCFNAITGVYRPSSGSVTFDGAPLGRIKRHQITRRGIARTFQNIRLWGEMTALENVVVGTDARHKTSVPGALMRTPRHRREERSAIEKAAALLQFVGIAHRGDEKAKNLPYGDQRRLEIARALATEPKLLCLDEPAAGFNPSEKAALIDLIRAIRDDGYTVLLIEHDMRLVMGVTDRIVVLEFGRKIADGLPAEIRDDPAVIAAYLGVPDDQL, encoded by the coding sequence ATGACCCAACCCGTTGGCGGCCGCACCCAGGACGATCCGGACACCCCGATCGACGAGAGCCTGGCCGTGCTGGACCGCGAGGTTGGGGTCGCCGAGGGGGAAACCCTGCTGGCGACCAAGGATCTGACCGTGAAGTTCGGCGGCCTGACCGCGCTGGATTCGGTGAGTTTCGATATCAAGCGCGGCGAGATCCTCGGGCTGATCGGGCCCAACGGGGCCGGCAAGACCACCTGCTTCAACGCCATCACCGGTGTGTACCGGCCCAGTTCGGGTTCGGTGACATTCGACGGGGCACCGCTGGGGCGGATCAAACGTCACCAGATCACCCGGCGGGGGATTGCCAGGACCTTCCAGAACATCCGGTTGTGGGGCGAGATGACCGCCCTGGAGAACGTGGTGGTCGGCACCGACGCCCGGCACAAGACATCAGTGCCCGGCGCCCTGATGCGCACGCCGCGGCATCGCCGCGAGGAGCGTTCAGCCATCGAAAAGGCCGCCGCGCTTTTACAATTCGTCGGTATTGCGCATCGCGGTGATGAGAAGGCCAAGAACCTGCCGTATGGGGATCAGCGCCGCCTCGAGATCGCCCGTGCACTGGCCACCGAGCCCAAACTGCTGTGCCTGGACGAGCCGGCCGCCGGCTTCAACCCCAGTGAGAAGGCCGCGCTGATCGACCTGATCCGCGCCATCCGGGACGACGGGTACACGGTGCTGCTGATCGAGCACGACATGCGACTGGTCATGGGTGTCACCGACCGGATCGTGGTGTTGGAATTCGGCCGCAAGATCGCCGACGGTCTACCCGCCGAGATTCGCGACGATCCGGCCGTTATCGCGGCCTACCTGGGGGTGCCCGATGACCAGCTCTGA